One Paramisgurnus dabryanus chromosome 8, PD_genome_1.1, whole genome shotgun sequence DNA window includes the following coding sequences:
- the LOC135770782 gene encoding uncharacterized protein, which yields MEDVEVLKRLKMKRPTFKVGSVGPYNIQINSLTTLVEDDKVSDEVMDSICDVLSRIRPGVVHINSQALTKILDGSKRAKSHYFIKNNIFEGTTEVFGPYLEGGNHWTFFHCNVDKRCITYFNSFGEMEWQCQAIAQHWCDFATARGVQGEWVLKTTKHSLQTDSVSCGVHTLAFATEFIKSGGCITSFQCPAIQQERTRLALLLYRSLDRTKTCGICSKNVLGRKRATCTCGAVLHLQCAATPVCYICQDDSNSLSQISLPTAATSALLADTDLVEQFSRSAECSALQQEETVMAMLGTIGIPMACCTEEEMEEEDKEEKKHEQDNQERHREDEGKVEKEKKVYKVLGRLTSQRKCYEVDEDELRRRVKGENMSTNMFRMLIRVCISVIYMHLSIKHKSFNVKL from the exons ATGGAAG ATGTTGAAGTATTAAAACGTTTGAAAATGAAGAGGCCAACATTCAAAGTTGGAAGTGTTGGGCCATATAACATCCAAATAAATAGTTTGACCACTTTAGTGGAAGACGACAAAGTTTCTGATGAG GTCATGGATTCCATATGTGATGTTCTAAGCAGG ATTCGCCCAGGTGTTGTACATATAAATTCTCAGGCACTAACCAAAATATTGGATGGGTCCAAAAGGGCAAAAAGCCACTATTTTATCAAG AATAACATTTTTGAGGGGACAACAGAGGTGTTTGGCCCTTATCTCGAGGGTGGTAATCACTGGACATTTTTT CATTGCAATGTTGACAAAAGATGTATCACTTACTTTAACTCCTTTGGAGAGATGGAGTGGCAGTGCCAAGCAATTGCCCAACACTGGTG TGATTTTGCCACTGCAAGGGGAGTTCAAGGAGAGTGGGTCCTCAAAACTACAAAACACAGTTTGCAAACAGACTCTGTCTCATGTGGTGTCCACACACTTGCA TTTGCCACAGAATTTATAAAGTCTGGTGGTTGCATTACCTCCTTCCAGTGCCCTGCAATACAACAGGAGAGAACGCGCCTTGCCTTGCTTTTGTACCGGTCTTTAG ACCGAACCAAAACATGTGGAATTTGTTCCAAAAATGTGTTGGGGAGAAAAAGA GCAACATGCACCTGTGGGGCAGTGCTGCATTTACAGTGTGCAGCCACACCTGTGTGCTACATATGCCAAG ATGACAGCAACTCGTTATCCCAGATCTCTTTGCCTACAGCAGCCACGTCAGCGCTCCTGg cTGACACTGACCTGGTAGAACAATTCTCTAGATCTGCAGAATGCTCTGCACTACAACAGG AAGAAACAGTTATGGCCATGTTGGGCACCATAGGAATACCTATGGCTTGTTGCACTGAGGAAGAGATGGAAGAGGAGGACAAGGAAGAAAAGAAGCATGAGCAAGACAACCAAGAAAGACATAGGGAAGATGAGGGAAAGGtggagaaagaaaagaaagtgTACAAAGTTTTAGGGAGGCTAACGTCACAAAGAAAGTGTTACGAGGTAGATGAAGATGAGTTGAGGAGGAGGGTCAAAGGAGAAAACATGTCCACAAACATGTTTCGAATGTTAATAAGGGTTTGTATTTCTGTTATATACATGCATTTAAGTATAAAGCACAAAAGTTTTAACGTCAAATTATAG
- the LOC135770781 gene encoding uncharacterized protein isoform X2 has product MDDYIKTAVFKEERCKGNNRNTDITVHVLKKDSEASKFIQDRLTTINTSKDANFRIVNSASLQNQRDGYFLFTCKRSGACMPRSYRAKGCKAYVSFKRRTDWVNKLVIVERIYSIHSGHDPTSSSEVHSEKICEELVKHIQDLLSLGVKPDTILLKSHEWSKEQGHTDLNNRAYFVTPKDIDNIRTCMMRKNQQHKDDANSTTQLLEGPFRECVVFYQPYSPQTDLVIVLQTPSMRDNLREYGKDIVFMDATHCVNQYGFPLFTLIVRDSHGHGIPVAYMILGNEKQATIQLALEKLKPTFYIAPRCFMVDKDQGEINAIRKVFKESDVLLCWYHVTQAVIRWLSRSESGVSGPEKADTRGQIMQLMAELKSCSTNHWEPIGHLWSDFGRCYKHGNSDTNNLIERFFHRLKYQFLCGIRNRRLDHLIDVLLNKTEKYFNIIQDLQSVGRVYNPLQCKIEEMKNSAQRMLDNGWARKVSVASRETYIYNVPSENNPHLVYCVCPAEQFCSCIAGTRGCTCKHLILLSLLTCGDSETFPDINTQLQAHANNLIQRNKYRILCKASKEFEVESLFGRAASKPCVGTNVCECCTFSYHKKCACLLLAKGLLNEVCETKSENIENIPVEPIQHETEDKDRHSSTIWKLENILNTLQTWKKIPEDIAHKVNELDVQIQKENVNTQRFEKLCDDNSRKIRPLFTNRKRKTNRDIATETMNNITSFPVQPRRKQRAVIGPKKNTKIKV; this is encoded by the exons ATGGATGATTATATAAAGACAGCTGTGTTCAAAGAGGAGAGATGTAAAGGAAACAACAGAAATACTGATATTACAGTTCATGTTCTGAAAAAGGATTCTGAAGCTTCTAAGTTCATTCAAGATAGGCTAACCACCATAAACACCTCCAAAGATGCAAATTTTAGGATTGTGAATTCTGCAAGTCTGCAAAATCAGAGAGATGgatattttttgtttacatgcaaacgCTCTGGAGCATGCATGCCCCGAAGTTATCGAGCCAAAGGATGTAAGGCCTATGTTTCCTTTAAAAGGAGGACAGATTGGGTCAATAAACTGGTTATAGTTGAAAGGATTTACAGTATTCATTCAGGACATGACCCAACAAGTTCTTCTGAGGTTCACTCAGAAAAAATTTGTGAAGAGCTAGTAAAGCATATTCAAGATCTTTTATCTCTTGGTGTTAAGCCAGATACAATTCTCCTAAAATCTCATGAATGGTCCAAGGAACAAGGGCATACTGATCTTAACAACCGAGCATATTTTGTTACTCCAAAAGACATAGACAATATTCGGACATGTATGATGCGAAAAAATCAGCAACACAAAGATGATGCCAATAGTACAACACAACTTCTTGAGGGCCCTTTTAGAGAGTGTGTTGTTTTTTATCAGCCTTACAGCCCTCAAACAGATCTTGTCATAGTTTTGCAAACACCATCGATGAGAGACAACCTTCGAGAATATGGAAAAGATATTGTCTTCATGGACGCAACACACTGTGTCAATCAGTATGGATTTCCTTTATTTACATTAATTGTTAGGGATAGCCATGGTCATGGCATACCTGTTGCCTATATGATCTTGGGAAATGAAAAGCAGGCTACAATTCAGCTGGCACTAGAAAAGCTGAAACCAACGTTTTACATAGCTCCAAG gtGCTTCATGGTCGATAAAGACCAGGGTGAAATCAATGCCATCCGCAAGGTATTCAAAGAGTCAGATGTCCTGCTTTGCTGGTACCATGTCACACAA GCAGTTATCCGTTGGCTGTCAAGGTCAGAGTCTGGAGTGAGTGGACCTGAGAAGGCAGATACAAGGGGACAAATCATGCAATTGATGGCAGAGCTGAAATCCTGTTCCACG AACCACTGGGAGCCAATTGGTCATCTGTGGTCAGACTTTGGAAGATGCTATAAGCATGGAAACTCTGACACAAACAATCTAATAGAACG TTTCTTCCACCGTTTAAAATACCAGTTCCTCTGTGGTATCCGGAATCGCAGATTGGATCACCTGATTGATGTGCTACTGAACAAGACAGAGAAGTACTTCAATATAATACAGGATCTACAGTCTGTTGGGAGAGTCTATAATCCTCTGCAATGTAAAATAGAAGAAATGAAAAATTCTGCTCAAAGGATGCTAGACAATGGTTGGGCCAGAAAAGTTAGTGTAGCTTCAAGAGAAACGTACATCTACAATGTTCCATCTGAGAACAATCCACATTTAGTTTACTGTGTATGCCCTGCAGAACAGTTCTGCAGTTGTATAGCTGGTACAAGAGGATGTACATGTAAGCATCTAATCTTATTAAGTCTTCTCACTTGTGGTGATAGTGAGACTTTTCCAGACATAAACACACAATTGCAAGCCCATGCCAACAACCTAATTCAAAGGAACAAGTATCGCATTTTATGCAAAGCCTCAAAAGAATTTGAGGTTGAAAGTTTGTTTGGCAGAGCAGCATCAAAACCTTGTGTTGGGACAAATGTATGTGAATGCTGTACTTTCTcatatcataaaaaatgtgcatgTCTGCTACTTGCAAAGGGACTTTTAAATGAGGTATGTGAGACAAAGTCAGAAAACATTGAAAACATTCCAGTGGAGCCTATTCAACATGAAACTGAAGATAAAGATAGGCACAGTTCGACTATTTGGAAACTGGAAAACATACTGAACACTCTACAGACATGGAAGAAAATACCTGAGGATATTGCCCATAAAGTCAATGAACTGGATGTGCAAATACAGAAAGAAAATGTGAACACTCAAAGATTTGAAAAACTTTGTGATGACAACTCGCGTAAAATACGTCCACTATTTACCAATAGAAAAAGAAAGACCAACAGAGACATTGCCACAGAGACAATGAACAATATCACCAGTTTCCCTGTCCAGCCAAGAAGAAAACAAAGAGCAGTCATTGGTCCAAAAAAGAATACCAAAATCAAGGTTTGA
- the LOC135770781 gene encoding uncharacterized protein isoform X1, which yields MDDYIKTAVFKEERCKGNNRNTDITVHVLKKDSEASKFIQDRLTTINTSKDANFRIVNSASLQNQRDGYFLFTCKRSGACMPRSYRAKGCKAYVSFKRRTDWVNKLVIVERIYSIHSGHDPTSSSEVHSEKICEELVKHIQDLLSLGVKPDTILLKSHEWSKEQGHTDLNNRAYFVTPKDIDNIRTCMMRKNQQHKDDANSTTQLLEGPFRECVVFYQPYSPQTDLVIVLQTPSMRDNLREYGKDIVFMDATHCVNQYGFPLFTLIVRDSHGHGIPVAYMILGNEKQATIQLALEKLKPTFYIAPRCFMVDKDQGEINAIRKVFKESDVLLCWYHVTQAVIRWLSRSESGVSGPEKADTRGQIMQLMAELKSCSTEHEFKEKAGIFHCRFKNFKNVCMYFQNHWEPIGHLWSDFGRCYKHGNSDTNNLIERFFHRLKYQFLCGIRNRRLDHLIDVLLNKTEKYFNIIQDLQSVGRVYNPLQCKIEEMKNSAQRMLDNGWARKVSVASRETYIYNVPSENNPHLVYCVCPAEQFCSCIAGTRGCTCKHLILLSLLTCGDSETFPDINTQLQAHANNLIQRNKYRILCKASKEFEVESLFGRAASKPCVGTNVCECCTFSYHKKCACLLLAKGLLNEVCETKSENIENIPVEPIQHETEDKDRHSSTIWKLENILNTLQTWKKIPEDIAHKVNELDVQIQKENVNTQRFEKLCDDNSRKIRPLFTNRKRKTNRDIATETMNNITSFPVQPRRKQRAVIGPKKNTKIKV from the exons ATGGATGATTATATAAAGACAGCTGTGTTCAAAGAGGAGAGATGTAAAGGAAACAACAGAAATACTGATATTACAGTTCATGTTCTGAAAAAGGATTCTGAAGCTTCTAAGTTCATTCAAGATAGGCTAACCACCATAAACACCTCCAAAGATGCAAATTTTAGGATTGTGAATTCTGCAAGTCTGCAAAATCAGAGAGATGgatattttttgtttacatgcaaacgCTCTGGAGCATGCATGCCCCGAAGTTATCGAGCCAAAGGATGTAAGGCCTATGTTTCCTTTAAAAGGAGGACAGATTGGGTCAATAAACTGGTTATAGTTGAAAGGATTTACAGTATTCATTCAGGACATGACCCAACAAGTTCTTCTGAGGTTCACTCAGAAAAAATTTGTGAAGAGCTAGTAAAGCATATTCAAGATCTTTTATCTCTTGGTGTTAAGCCAGATACAATTCTCCTAAAATCTCATGAATGGTCCAAGGAACAAGGGCATACTGATCTTAACAACCGAGCATATTTTGTTACTCCAAAAGACATAGACAATATTCGGACATGTATGATGCGAAAAAATCAGCAACACAAAGATGATGCCAATAGTACAACACAACTTCTTGAGGGCCCTTTTAGAGAGTGTGTTGTTTTTTATCAGCCTTACAGCCCTCAAACAGATCTTGTCATAGTTTTGCAAACACCATCGATGAGAGACAACCTTCGAGAATATGGAAAAGATATTGTCTTCATGGACGCAACACACTGTGTCAATCAGTATGGATTTCCTTTATTTACATTAATTGTTAGGGATAGCCATGGTCATGGCATACCTGTTGCCTATATGATCTTGGGAAATGAAAAGCAGGCTACAATTCAGCTGGCACTAGAAAAGCTGAAACCAACGTTTTACATAGCTCCAAG gtGCTTCATGGTCGATAAAGACCAGGGTGAAATCAATGCCATCCGCAAGGTATTCAAAGAGTCAGATGTCCTGCTTTGCTGGTACCATGTCACACAA GCAGTTATCCGTTGGCTGTCAAGGTCAGAGTCTGGAGTGAGTGGACCTGAGAAGGCAGATACAAGGGGACAAATCATGCAATTGATGGCAGAGCTGAAATCCTGTTCCACG GAACATGAATTCAAAGAAAAGGCTGGGATATTCCATTGCAGGTTTAAGAACTTCAAAAATGTGTGCATGTATTTCCAGAACCACTGGGAGCCAATTGGTCATCTGTGGTCAGACTTTGGAAGATGCTATAAGCATGGAAACTCTGACACAAACAATCTAATAGAACG TTTCTTCCACCGTTTAAAATACCAGTTCCTCTGTGGTATCCGGAATCGCAGATTGGATCACCTGATTGATGTGCTACTGAACAAGACAGAGAAGTACTTCAATATAATACAGGATCTACAGTCTGTTGGGAGAGTCTATAATCCTCTGCAATGTAAAATAGAAGAAATGAAAAATTCTGCTCAAAGGATGCTAGACAATGGTTGGGCCAGAAAAGTTAGTGTAGCTTCAAGAGAAACGTACATCTACAATGTTCCATCTGAGAACAATCCACATTTAGTTTACTGTGTATGCCCTGCAGAACAGTTCTGCAGTTGTATAGCTGGTACAAGAGGATGTACATGTAAGCATCTAATCTTATTAAGTCTTCTCACTTGTGGTGATAGTGAGACTTTTCCAGACATAAACACACAATTGCAAGCCCATGCCAACAACCTAATTCAAAGGAACAAGTATCGCATTTTATGCAAAGCCTCAAAAGAATTTGAGGTTGAAAGTTTGTTTGGCAGAGCAGCATCAAAACCTTGTGTTGGGACAAATGTATGTGAATGCTGTACTTTCTcatatcataaaaaatgtgcatgTCTGCTACTTGCAAAGGGACTTTTAAATGAGGTATGTGAGACAAAGTCAGAAAACATTGAAAACATTCCAGTGGAGCCTATTCAACATGAAACTGAAGATAAAGATAGGCACAGTTCGACTATTTGGAAACTGGAAAACATACTGAACACTCTACAGACATGGAAGAAAATACCTGAGGATATTGCCCATAAAGTCAATGAACTGGATGTGCAAATACAGAAAGAAAATGTGAACACTCAAAGATTTGAAAAACTTTGTGATGACAACTCGCGTAAAATACGTCCACTATTTACCAATAGAAAAAGAAAGACCAACAGAGACATTGCCACAGAGACAATGAACAATATCACCAGTTTCCCTGTCCAGCCAAGAAGAAAACAAAGAGCAGTCATTGGTCCAAAAAAGAATACCAAAATCAAGGTTTGA